One region of Chlorogloeopsis sp. ULAP01 genomic DNA includes:
- a CDS encoding glycosyltransferase: protein MHLNQPVELTLLQERRPQCHVVIVGENRVAYGKQLPNGKTYKEVMLEKYSLDLSRVHFTGWLPYPEYLQVIQASSAHVYLTRPFVLSWSMLEILSTGCLLVASRTAPVTEVIQDGVNGLLADFFSPQEICDRIEEALQHPDRMAGIRAKARQTILERYDLSQLLPQHLQWIQQQEDNNGKLVSPWEGTKLEAVAITQNNGSNGKHNDTENLSLTSATLSQLQSRKVKNEEILPLLARYQLLPKLQQELVIDEAIASISCTNEEQVKCCQQLCQQHQLTSEAERQAWLQQQNMTETQFLNLATRNLRIEKFKQLTWGSKLESHFRQLKSKLDQVVYSLIRHRDAAVVQELYFRLLEGEQTFAELARQYSQGSETETGGLMGPVALSMPHPHLARILAISQPGQISPPTHIGDWWVIVRLEKFLPAQLDEPMRQRLLNELFSSWLKEQLQQQPFAPQAIEAQKLA from the coding sequence TTGCACCTAAATCAACCCGTCGAACTCACGTTACTTCAGGAACGACGACCCCAGTGTCATGTTGTCATTGTTGGGGAAAATCGAGTGGCTTATGGTAAACAATTACCAAATGGCAAAACTTACAAAGAGGTAATGCTGGAAAAATATTCCCTCGACCTCAGCAGAGTCCATTTCACTGGTTGGTTGCCTTATCCTGAATACCTGCAAGTAATTCAGGCTTCCTCTGCCCACGTTTATCTCACCCGTCCCTTTGTCTTGTCTTGGTCAATGTTGGAGATTTTATCAACAGGTTGCTTGCTGGTAGCTTCGAGAACTGCGCCTGTGACTGAGGTGATTCAAGATGGTGTTAACGGTTTATTGGCAGACTTTTTTTCACCCCAGGAAATCTGCGATCGCATAGAAGAAGCCCTCCAGCATCCAGATCGAATGGCTGGGATCAGGGCTAAGGCAAGACAAACAATTCTAGAGCGTTATGATTTATCGCAACTATTACCACAGCACTTGCAATGGATACAGCAGCAAGAAGATAACAATGGTAAATTAGTTTCCCCGTGGGAGGGAACCAAGCTAGAGGCAGTAGCTATTACTCAAAACAACGGGTCAAACGGGAAACACAACGATACAGAAAATTTATCACTCACATCTGCCACACTCTCACAACTTCAAAGCCGCAAGGTAAAAAATGAAGAAATTCTTCCTCTGCTAGCTAGGTATCAATTACTACCAAAGCTCCAGCAAGAACTTGTTATTGATGAAGCGATCGCATCGATTAGTTGCACAAACGAAGAACAAGTCAAGTGTTGCCAACAGTTATGCCAACAACATCAGTTAACATCCGAGGCTGAACGCCAAGCTTGGTTGCAGCAGCAGAATATGACTGAAACACAATTTTTAAACCTAGCAACCCGGAACCTGAGAATCGAGAAGTTTAAACAACTAACTTGGGGTAGCAAATTAGAATCTCACTTCCGCCAACTCAAGTCAAAACTTGATCAGGTTGTCTACTCCCTGATTCGCCATCGCGATGCAGCTGTTGTTCAAGAACTTTACTTCCGGCTGCTAGAAGGCGAACAAACCTTTGCTGAATTAGCAAGACAATACTCCCAAGGTTCCGAAACTGAAACTGGTGGGTTAATGGGGCCAGTAGCATTGAGTATGCCCCATCCTCATTTAGCCCGAATTCTCGCTATCAGCCAACCAGGGCAGATATCACCTCCAACCCATATTGGAGATTGGTGGGTAATTGTGCGATTAGAAAAGTTTCTGCCAGCGCAACTTGACGAACCCATGCGCCAACGGTTACTCAACGAACTTTTTTCTTCTTGGTTAAAAGAACAACTTCAACAACAACCTTTTGCGCCTCAAGCGATAGAAGCACAAAAACTAGCGTAA
- a CDS encoding pentapeptide repeat-containing protein, whose translation MPAFNFNEQNLVGNDFTGQNLNGSTFFKATLTNVQFVNTALRGTNFEESKWFNVNASGAIFAPNNNFSQPANFFKATLENVNLSGANLRGANMSLVNTKFIDLSNANLTNANLREANLSGEQSERPNLRGANFTGADLYKAKLKAADLTGANLTNTKLEEADFEATLLVNVDATGADFRLAKLTDITLRNSIFDLANFSGVSLSDAPLEPGQTSNAKFRGANLSGFLVDDAVLTGADFSPHVATNGTVTITNLTGAKFDDTDLSGANFTQANAEGILLNGLAVGANFTDAKLVNSDLSKADFTNGNFTRSDLSSVKMTDAIAVGANFTDAKLIDADLSKVNFSNATFIGADLTGAIAVDAIGLYLGTTGNDNLTGTDGNDNLFGNDGNDTLFGNAGNDYLDGGLGADSLIGGDGNDTLFGGAGNDILVGEAGNDSLYGGLGADSLVGGAGQDTLLGDAGLDTLIGGGGNDYLDGGNAADSLFGGAGNDTLIGGAGNDTLTGGAGADAFIFNASTERVDTITDFSVVDDTIYISATGFGGGLQPGVLAASQFHLGSSATNASHRFIYDTSNGALYFDADGTGSTSQVEIARLSNNPAITRNDIVVV comes from the coding sequence ATGCCAGCTTTCAACTTTAACGAACAAAACTTGGTGGGCAACGACTTTACCGGACAAAACCTAAATGGTTCCACTTTTTTTAAAGCTACCCTCACAAACGTCCAATTTGTTAATACCGCACTCAGAGGTACTAACTTTGAAGAATCAAAGTGGTTCAACGTTAATGCATCTGGTGCTATTTTTGCCCCTAATAACAACTTTTCCCAACCAGCGAATTTTTTCAAAGCGACTTTAGAGAATGTCAATCTCAGTGGTGCCAACCTCAGAGGGGCAAATATGTCGCTCGTCAATACGAAATTCATTGACCTGTCAAACGCCAATCTGACGAATGCGAACTTGCGGGAAGCTAATCTCAGTGGTGAACAATCAGAACGCCCAAATCTTAGAGGTGCTAACTTTACTGGAGCTGATTTATATAAAGCCAAGCTCAAAGCTGCTGATTTGACAGGAGCTAATCTGACGAATACCAAGTTAGAAGAAGCTGACTTTGAAGCCACTCTTTTAGTTAATGTCGATGCAACTGGTGCTGATTTTCGACTAGCAAAACTTACAGATATTACTCTGCGAAACTCTATTTTTGATTTAGCTAATTTCAGTGGTGTTTCTCTCAGTGATGCCCCACTCGAACCAGGTCAAACTAGCAATGCTAAGTTTCGCGGTGCTAATTTAAGTGGCTTTTTGGTAGATGATGCAGTTTTGACTGGTGCTGATTTTAGTCCTCATGTAGCTACCAATGGCACCGTGACGATCACAAACCTCACTGGCGCTAAATTTGATGACACCGATTTGAGTGGAGCAAACTTCACTCAAGCCAATGCAGAAGGAATTTTATTAAATGGGCTTGCCGTTGGTGCAAATTTTACTGATGCGAAGCTCGTTAACTCTGACTTATCTAAAGCCGACTTCACCAATGGCAACTTCACTAGATCTGACTTAAGTAGTGTGAAGATGACCGATGCGATCGCCGTTGGTGCAAATTTCACTGATGCAAAGCTGATTGACGCCGATTTATCTAAAGTTAATTTCAGCAATGCCACTTTTATAGGGGCGGATTTAACTGGTGCGATCGCGGTTGATGCAATTGGTTTGTATCTTGGCACCACAGGCAACGACAATCTCACTGGAACAGACGGCAACGATAACCTCTTTGGCAATGACGGCAACGATACCCTTTTTGGTAATGCAGGCAATGATTATCTAGACGGAGGTTTAGGTGCTGACTCTCTGATTGGTGGAGATGGAAATGACACTCTCTTTGGTGGCGCAGGCAATGATATTCTTGTTGGTGAAGCAGGTAATGATTCTCTCTACGGAGGTTTAGGTGCTGACTCCTTAGTTGGTGGTGCAGGACAAGACACCCTGCTTGGTGATGCTGGATTAGATACCTTAATTGGTGGTGGAGGTAATGATTATCTAGATGGTGGTAACGCTGCTGACTCACTATTTGGCGGTGCTGGAAATGACACCTTGATTGGCGGTGCGGGTAATGACACCCTGACTGGCGGTGCTGGTGCTGATGCCTTTATTTTCAATGCCTCTACAGAAAGAGTTGATACTATCACTGATTTCTCTGTAGTTGATGATACTATTTATATTTCTGCTACTGGATTTGGCGGTGGGTTACAGCCTGGTGTACTTGCAGCTAGTCAATTCCATTTAGGCTCATCGGCGACCAATGCTTCACATCGCTTTATCTACGACACAAGCAATGGTGCACTCTATTTTGATGCAGATGGCACTGGTAGTACTTCCCAGGTAGAGATAGCTAGACTCTCTAACAATCCTGCGATTACTAGAAATGACATTGTTGTTGTATAA
- a CDS encoding calcium-binding protein, whose translation MRILFTIAHFFNPDSNGKHASQRKDPRSRLLALTQSLAALHQLFGRSQSIINIGQRLAFCANQPQANDLDIIICTTKDNHLLNQLAVPSHFYKHHPTQAEPLLLGFECQAVLRDCLGDYDYYCFLEDDLILHDPWFFSKLNWFTQQAGDLSLLQPNRYEVSIHNLTCKAYIDGDLAARVTAPFQNVNEQPELKGKIMGMPITFRRALNPHAGCYFLNANQMANWVSQPYFLDRDISFVSPLESAATLGIMKTFRVYKSAPEQASFLEIQHFGTGFLSLIGQQVSLATS comes from the coding sequence ATGCGAATACTTTTTACCATTGCCCACTTTTTTAATCCTGACAGCAACGGTAAGCACGCCTCCCAGAGGAAAGATCCCCGATCTCGCCTATTGGCGCTAACTCAAAGTTTGGCTGCCTTGCATCAACTATTTGGTAGATCTCAAAGTATTATCAATATTGGACAGCGATTGGCTTTCTGTGCTAATCAACCGCAAGCCAATGATTTGGACATTATTATCTGTACAACCAAAGATAATCATCTCCTCAATCAACTGGCTGTACCTTCACATTTCTACAAACACCATCCCACTCAAGCAGAACCCCTACTTTTGGGATTTGAGTGCCAAGCAGTACTAAGAGATTGTCTCGGTGATTATGATTATTACTGTTTCCTTGAAGATGATTTGATCCTCCACGATCCTTGGTTTTTTAGCAAATTAAACTGGTTTACTCAGCAAGCAGGCGATTTGAGTTTGCTGCAACCTAATCGCTATGAAGTTTCTATCCACAACCTGACTTGCAAAGCCTACATTGATGGTGATTTAGCGGCAAGAGTTACTGCACCTTTTCAAAATGTAAACGAGCAACCAGAACTTAAAGGCAAAATCATGGGAATGCCAATTACATTTCGTCGCGCCCTTAACCCTCACGCTGGCTGCTACTTTTTAAATGCCAATCAAATGGCTAATTGGGTTAGCCAGCCTTATTTTCTGGATCGGGATATCAGCTTTGTTAGTCCCCTCGAAAGTGCTGCAACCTTAGGAATTATGAAGACATTCCGAGTTTATAAATCCGCTCCAGAACAAGCTAGTTTTTTGGAGATTCAACACTTTGGCACGGGATTTTTAAGTTTGATTGGGCAACAGGTAAGCTTGGCGACAAGCTGA
- a CDS encoding peptidase domain-containing ABC transporter, protein MTYTKSTFQDFLAKIAGFEQLSSEVLADVSQKLQPLRYRLGHKIIGQERIPEQVIIIYEGKARLLAHDPCTQKPTTLKLLQPGAMLGEISLLRGVACESAIASTEVIGLTLDAQEYLGLLNFYPALAKARKYTSHLVEVFDILAAQSKVQALSNINLKEIAQNALAEAKVDYLPLGKTPIRQLDRESIWFISSCGTVNNFSCGSRLEFNNVQDIVAVQGKSPVRLVGLCASDLTLLENHQITDINGEITNEFEIPYALDQELVLSQPKKAPSDHKIRKYPFFHAEGQLNSAIACFQMISKYLEMPFRREVVRRILTEQINRQGTISFQLCAYLSELIGLKAQLVDVPCDRLTRIPTPALIGYGDSYAVLYEASDRTIVVGIPSQGIQRYKPAELLTKLEIEEKNYPPRIRVLLLSPTKETPQQRFGLQWFLPYVSRYRRVLLEVFIASFFVQLAGLANPLVIQLIIDQVINNNSINTLHILGALLLVVGLFEAVLVTLRTYLFVDTTNRIDMGLGSEIIDHLLRLPLRYFERRPVGELATRINELENIRSFLTGTALTVGLDALFSVIYIVVMLIYSWQLTLVGLATIPVFIIITSIASPTIRKQLRTKAERNAQTQSYLVEVMSGIQTVKAQNIELRSRFCWQERYARYVTAGFKTVITSTLANSTSNFLNKLSSLLILWVGAYLVLEGELTLGELIAFRIISGYVTSPVLRLGQLWQNFQETALSLERLSDIVDTPQEAEQDRDNIPLPAITGNVKYENISFRFNRGGSLQLCNINLNFPAGKFIGIVGQSGSGKSTMMKLLLRLYEPEAGRILIDGYDITKVELYSLRRQLGVVPQETLLFDGTVQENIALTNPEATTEEIIEAAKIAAAHEFIMSLPNGYNTRVGERGAGLSGGQKQRIAIARSVLQRPKLLVLDEATSALDYPTERQVCLNLAQAFKESTVFCITHRLNTISHADMIVVMDSGRVIEQGSHDELMALKGHYYYLYNQQEVNL, encoded by the coding sequence ATGACTTATACTAAAAGCACTTTTCAAGATTTTCTCGCTAAAATTGCTGGATTTGAGCAATTATCAAGTGAGGTACTTGCTGATGTATCACAAAAACTCCAACCATTGCGTTATCGTTTAGGTCATAAGATCATTGGTCAAGAAAGAATTCCTGAGCAAGTCATTATCATTTATGAAGGAAAAGCTCGTTTATTGGCACACGATCCGTGTACGCAAAAGCCAACAACTTTAAAGTTGTTGCAACCGGGGGCTATGCTTGGGGAAATAAGTTTGTTGCGAGGGGTTGCTTGCGAGAGTGCGATCGCTTCTACAGAAGTCATCGGTTTAACATTGGATGCACAAGAGTATTTAGGCTTGCTTAATTTTTATCCGGCTTTGGCTAAGGCTCGCAAATACACCAGTCATTTAGTGGAAGTTTTTGATATCCTTGCTGCACAGTCAAAGGTACAAGCTTTAAGTAATATAAATCTCAAAGAAATTGCTCAAAATGCTTTAGCAGAAGCAAAAGTTGATTACCTTCCTTTAGGAAAAACACCAATTCGTCAACTGGATCGCGAAAGCATCTGGTTTATCAGCAGCTGCGGAACAGTTAATAATTTTTCTTGTGGTTCTCGCTTAGAATTCAATAATGTTCAAGATATAGTTGCAGTACAAGGAAAAAGTCCTGTACGTTTGGTTGGCTTATGTGCGTCTGATTTAACGCTCTTAGAAAATCATCAAATAACTGATATCAATGGGGAGATAACCAATGAATTTGAGATCCCTTATGCACTCGATCAAGAATTAGTATTGTCACAGCCCAAAAAAGCACCTAGTGACCACAAAATTAGAAAATATCCGTTTTTTCATGCCGAGGGGCAATTAAATTCAGCGATCGCCTGTTTCCAAATGATCTCGAAATATTTGGAAATGCCATTTCGTCGTGAGGTAGTTCGCCGCATTTTAACTGAGCAAATCAACCGTCAGGGAACAATATCATTTCAATTATGTGCCTATCTTTCGGAATTAATTGGACTTAAGGCGCAATTAGTAGATGTACCGTGCGATCGCCTGACGCGTATTCCCACTCCTGCACTAATCGGTTACGGTGATAGCTATGCAGTGCTGTATGAAGCAAGCGATCGCACTATAGTTGTAGGCATACCATCTCAGGGAATCCAGCGCTACAAGCCTGCTGAACTGCTTACTAAATTAGAGATTGAGGAAAAAAATTATCCGCCTCGAATCAGGGTGTTGCTACTTTCTCCTACCAAAGAAACACCCCAACAACGCTTTGGTTTGCAATGGTTTCTTCCTTATGTATCCCGCTATCGGCGCGTACTTTTAGAAGTTTTTATTGCTTCCTTCTTCGTGCAATTAGCAGGATTAGCAAACCCACTTGTTATTCAGTTAATTATTGACCAGGTAATTAATAATAATAGTATTAATACTCTGCATATTTTAGGAGCTTTACTATTAGTTGTAGGATTATTTGAAGCTGTACTTGTCACTTTGCGGACATACTTATTTGTAGATACCACCAATCGCATTGACATGGGTTTGGGGTCAGAAATTATTGATCACTTGCTCCGGCTACCACTGCGTTATTTTGAACGCCGACCCGTTGGAGAACTTGCGACTCGCATCAATGAATTAGAAAATATTCGTTCCTTTCTCACAGGTACAGCTTTAACTGTAGGATTAGATGCTCTGTTTTCAGTGATTTATATTGTCGTGATGCTAATTTATAGTTGGCAACTGACATTGGTTGGTTTAGCCACAATTCCTGTATTTATCATCATAACTTCTATTGCTTCTCCCACCATTAGAAAACAGTTACGCACCAAAGCCGAACGTAATGCTCAAACTCAGTCATATTTAGTTGAGGTAATGTCAGGAATTCAAACAGTCAAAGCTCAAAATATTGAATTGCGATCGCGTTTCTGTTGGCAAGAACGTTATGCTCGTTATGTTACTGCTGGCTTTAAAACAGTTATCACCTCTACCCTCGCTAATTCAACTAGTAACTTTCTCAATAAACTAAGTAGCTTGTTAATTTTATGGGTAGGAGCATATTTGGTACTAGAAGGAGAATTAACTTTAGGAGAATTAATCGCTTTTAGAATTATCTCTGGTTATGTTACCAGCCCAGTATTGCGATTAGGGCAACTTTGGCAAAATTTCCAAGAAACAGCCTTATCTTTAGAACGTTTAAGTGATATTGTTGATACTCCCCAAGAAGCGGAACAAGACCGTGATAATATTCCCTTACCTGCAATTACGGGAAATGTAAAATACGAAAATATTTCCTTCCGTTTTAATAGGGGTGGTTCTCTACAACTTTGTAATATCAATCTCAATTTTCCTGCTGGGAAATTTATCGGAATTGTTGGACAAAGCGGGTCGGGTAAAAGTACGATGATGAAGTTACTACTCAGGTTATACGAACCCGAAGCCGGCAGAATTTTAATTGATGGATATGATATTACCAAAGTAGAACTTTATTCTCTGCGCCGACAACTTGGAGTAGTTCCGCAAGAAACACTGTTATTTGACGGTACAGTACAAGAAAATATTGCTTTGACAAATCCCGAAGCAACAACAGAAGAAATTATTGAAGCTGCTAAAATTGCAGCCGCCCACGAATTTATTATGAGCTTGCCTAACGGCTATAATACGCGAGTCGGCGAACGAGGTGCTGGACTTTCAGGCGGACAAAAACAAAGAATTGCCATCGCTCGTTCGGTTTTACAAAGACCAAAATTATTGGTTTTAGATGAAGCAACTAGTGCCTTAGATTATCCTACAGAACGGCAAGTTTGTCTGAATTTAGCGCAAGCATTTAAGGAAAGTACAGTATTTTGTATTACCCACCGTCTGAATACTATTTCACATGCAGATATGATTGTAGTCATGGATAGTGGTAGGGTCATAGAACAAGGAAGTCATGACGAATTAATGGCTTTAAAAGGTCATTACTATTATCTATATAATCAACAAGAAGTGAATTTATAA